A section of the Portunus trituberculatus isolate SZX2019 chromosome 20, ASM1759143v1, whole genome shotgun sequence genome encodes:
- the LOC123506672 gene encoding uncharacterized protein LOC123506672 isoform X2 — MKLLVALCVMAVGVSAQYGESGIVNPDGTLRQFTREEADRIATIGESGVVFKDGSHLQFNMDFAALHNNLPAPERPEQVTFGPYGYHGIIKPDGNNVQFTHDQHMDTVLVGPSGAITADGRNLQFGQDGLPLPLRRKREISLQGPSGVQFGDGQLRHLPVGVTVVLVGPSGATLSNGNHVQFRKKRAASEAVVGPSGYITPEGVPVQLAPGESVASSGPSGLVLSTGENVQYRLKRAASEAVVGPSGYITPEGVPVQLAPGESVASSGPSGLVLSTGKNVQYSRRKRAAPSKAVVGESGIITPGGRLIQLPHDVHVILAGPSAALLSDGSFVQYEF; from the coding sequence GTAGCGTTGTGCGTGATGGCGGTGGGTGTCAGCGCCCAGTACGGAGAATCTGGTATCGTCAATCCTGACGGGACGCTGAGGCAATTCACCCGAGAGGAGGCTGACAGAATCGCTACGATCGGGGAGTCTGGAGTGGTCTTCAAGGATGGATCACACCTGCAGTTTAACATGGATTTTGCTGCCCTGCACAACAACCTCCCTGCCCCAGAAAGGCCCGAGCAGGTGACCTTCGGCCCCTATGGCTACCATGGCATCATTAAGCCCGACGGTAACAACGTGCAGTTCACCCATGACCAGCACATGGACACTGTCCTGGTCGGCCCCTCAGGTGCCATTACAGCTGACGGCAGGAACCTGCAGTTCGGTCAAGAtggcctccctctcccactccgcAGGAAGCGTGAAATTAGTCTCCAGGGCCCCTCCGGCGTGCAGTTCGGTGACGGCCAGCTGAGACACCTTCCCGTTGGCGTGACTGTCGTCCTTGTTGGTCCATCTGGCGCCACTCTCTCCAATGGTAACCACGTCCAGTTCCGTAAGAAGCGCGCTGcttctgaagctgtggttggCCCATCCGGCTACATCACTCCTGAGGGAGTGCCTGTCCAGCTTGCTCCCGGTGAGTCAGTCGCTTCAAGTGGACCTTCTGGTTTAGTCCTCAGCACTGGCGAGAACGTCCAGTACCGCCTGAAGCGCGctgcttctgaagctgtagttGGCCCATCCGGCTACATCACTCCTGAGGGAGTGCCTGTCCAGCTTGCTCCCGGTGAGTCAGTCGCTTCAAGTGGACCTTCTGGTTTAGTCCTCAGCACTGGCAAGAACGTCCAGTACAGCCGCAGGAAGCGTGCAGCTCCTTCTAAGGCTGTTGTGGGAGAGAGTGGCATCATCACTCCTGGCGGACGGCTGATTCAGCTTCCCCACGACGTGCATGTGATCCTTGCTGGTCCATCTGCTGCTCTGCTATCCGACGGAAGCTTCGTTCAGTACGAGTTTTAA
- the LOC123506672 gene encoding uncharacterized protein LOC123506672 isoform X1 encodes MKLLVALCVMAVGVSAQYGESGIVNPDGTLRQFTREEADRIATIGESGVVFKDGSHLQFNMDFAALHNNLPAPERPEQVTFGPYGYHGIIKPDGNNVQFTHDQHMDTVLVGPSGAITADGRNLQFGQDGLPLPLRRKREISLQGPSGVQFGDGQLRHLPVGVTVVLVGPSGATLSNGNHVQFRKKRAASEAVVGPSGYITPEGVPVQLAPGESVASSGPSGLVLSTGENVQYRLKRAASEAVVGPSGYITPEGVPVQLAPGESVASSGPSGLVLSTGKNVQYSRRKRAAPSKAVVGESGIITPGGRLIQLPHDVHVILAGPSAALLSDGSFVQYEF; translated from the exons ATGAAACTTTTG GTAGCGTTGTGCGTGATGGCGGTGGGTGTCAGCGCCCAGTACGGAGAATCTGGTATCGTCAATCCTGACGGGACGCTGAGGCAATTCACCCGAGAGGAGGCTGACAGAATCGCTACGATCGGGGAGTCTGGAGTGGTCTTCAAGGATGGATCACACCTGCAGTTTAACATGGATTTTGCTGCCCTGCACAACAACCTCCCTGCCCCAGAAAGGCCCGAGCAGGTGACCTTCGGCCCCTATGGCTACCATGGCATCATTAAGCCCGACGGTAACAACGTGCAGTTCACCCATGACCAGCACATGGACACTGTCCTGGTCGGCCCCTCAGGTGCCATTACAGCTGACGGCAGGAACCTGCAGTTCGGTCAAGAtggcctccctctcccactccgcAGGAAGCGTGAAATTAGTCTCCAGGGCCCCTCCGGCGTGCAGTTCGGTGACGGCCAGCTGAGACACCTTCCCGTTGGCGTGACTGTCGTCCTTGTTGGTCCATCTGGCGCCACTCTCTCCAATGGTAACCACGTCCAGTTCCGTAAGAAGCGCGCTGcttctgaagctgtggttggCCCATCCGGCTACATCACTCCTGAGGGAGTGCCTGTCCAGCTTGCTCCCGGTGAGTCAGTCGCTTCAAGTGGACCTTCTGGTTTAGTCCTCAGCACTGGCGAGAACGTCCAGTACCGCCTGAAGCGCGctgcttctgaagctgtagttGGCCCATCCGGCTACATCACTCCTGAGGGAGTGCCTGTCCAGCTTGCTCCCGGTGAGTCAGTCGCTTCAAGTGGACCTTCTGGTTTAGTCCTCAGCACTGGCAAGAACGTCCAGTACAGCCGCAGGAAGCGTGCAGCTCCTTCTAAGGCTGTTGTGGGAGAGAGTGGCATCATCACTCCTGGCGGACGGCTGATTCAGCTTCCCCACGACGTGCATGTGATCCTTGCTGGTCCATCTGCTGCTCTGCTATCCGACGGAAGCTTCGTTCAGTACGAGTTTTAA